A window of Streptomyces sp. SAI-127 contains these coding sequences:
- a CDS encoding peptidyl-prolyl cis-trans isomerase, whose product MTEHAALVDGEAIAKSRVDAFLDGRGPGAPHRGAGNCATSPNEPAPARRQAEAPSAARQRRRWATQVVVTDELARRACTDRALNVPEEVSPASVLAVAETDVADLGSIVAAALAHSPAARTLLAALESEQTVPETAVRDYYDRNRDRFLTPDALRRGVDPFDEAAPSDTLPYDEVREGITRELRRAAGRKAFFGWLDQARAGVTYAHGHEHPGDPSHPDHEHRH is encoded by the coding sequence GTGACGGAACACGCGGCACTGGTGGACGGCGAGGCGATCGCGAAATCACGTGTGGACGCCTTCTTGGATGGACGCGGTCCTGGAGCGCCCCATAGGGGCGCGGGGAACTGCGCGACCAGCCCCAACGAACCCGCACCCGCCAGACGACAAGCAGAGGCACCCTCTGCCGCGCGGCAACGACGACGGTGGGCCACCCAAGTCGTCGTCACCGACGAACTCGCCCGAAGGGCCTGCACCGACCGAGCCCTGAACGTACCGGAAGAGGTGTCACCCGCCTCCGTCCTGGCCGTCGCCGAGACAGACGTCGCAGACCTCGGCAGCATCGTCGCCGCAGCCCTCGCCCACTCCCCCGCCGCCCGCACCCTCCTCGCCGCCCTGGAGTCCGAACAGACGGTCCCGGAAACCGCCGTACGGGACTACTACGACCGCAACCGGGACCGCTTCCTCACCCCGGACGCCCTCAGGCGGGGCGTCGATCCCTTCGACGAGGCCGCGCCCAGCGACACGCTGCCGTACGACGAGGTCCGCGAAGGCATCACACGCGAGCTCCGCAGGGCGGCAGGCCGCAAGGCATTCTTCGGCTGGCTGGACCAGGCACGCGCCGGTGTGACCTACGCCCACGGGCATGAACACCCCGGCGACCCCTCGCACCCGGACCACGAACACCGGCACTGA